From the Campylobacter concisus genome, the window AATCCACCTCAACACCATTTGCACATATTAGCATGCCAAAGGTCATAGTAACTGAAGTTTTATCTGGAAGTTTTGCGTTGTTTATCTGTTTTTTAAGCCTTTTGCTCACTTCGTGGATAAATTCTATCTTTGTATCGGGCAAGATTATCAAAAATTCTTCTCCGCCCCAGCGGCAAACATAGTCTTTACCTCTAAATGATTTCTTTAAAGCACTGGCTACATCTTTTAAGACCTCATCACCGCAGTCATGCCCATATGTATCATTTATTTTTTTAAAATTATCAATATCGCCTAGCATTATGACTAAATTTGTATTACCACTTCTTTCCTTGTTGGCAATTAGTTCAAATCTTAAAGTTTTTTCTATTGTTCTTCTATTTAAAAGCTGCGTTAAAAAATCATGCTTTGAGTCCTTTTCAAGCTCTTCCGTCTCTTTTCTTATTTGCTGATATCCACTAGAAGTGATGATATCTGCAAACATTGAAAGTCTTAAAACAATAAAAAAAGCAAAAACAATACTGCACACGACTATCGCCCCTCGTATAGCAGATGGGATCAGCGGTGCCTCATCTTTGTGAATAAAATAAAGAAGTATAAGCAAGATTAATTCTAAAAATGCCATTATATAAGTAAGACTCTTTGAATCAAACGCTAGGAAGTAGTTTATAAAAATTACACCAACAAGTATTATCCAAATTCCAGTATTCCAACCTATAGTAGTAACAATAGTAACAAGTAATATGATATTTAGGTGAAATGCAAGGGATATTAATACTCTATATTTTATGTCAAATTTTATTCTAAGCAATATTCCAGCTGCTATAAATAATAAGCACATAAAAAGTAGTGGTGTAGCTATGATCATAAAAAGCAACAAAGATAGTGCATTTGCAGCTATCATAACGTCTAATATCGTTTTATAGATATCATCGATCGCTTTATAACTACTTTGATC encodes:
- a CDS encoding GGDEF domain-containing protein, with translation MTHDFVDQSSYKAIDDIYKTILDVMIAANALSLLLFMIIATPLLFMCLLFIAAGILLRIKFDIKYRVLISLAFHLNIILLVTIVTTIGWNTGIWIILVGVIFINYFLAFDSKSLTYIMAFLELILLILLYFIHKDEAPLIPSAIRGAIVVCSIVFAFFIVLRLSMFADIITSSGYQQIRKETEELEKDSKHDFLTQLLNRRTIEKTLRFELIANKERSGNTNLVIMLGDIDNFKKINDTYGHDCGDEVLKDVASALKKSFRGKDYVCRWGGEEFLIILPDTKIEFIHEVSKRLKKQINNAKLPDKTSVTMTFGMLICANGVEVDFEEAITLVDKLLYEGKQNGKDRIELEILKKGSDA